From a single Alkalihalophilus pseudofirmus genomic region:
- a CDS encoding spore germination protein produces MRNKKTETDTGMLEHALNEGELKEESIITLFKGSADIVFVPTDTHESVLAFYCEGMTDTSQYNEYFNDLLTYILDDCPTSDKGSLPPIRKIMSISEMRKSVFSGFLLFYKQGDSWFFSVDISKLPQRTPEESKTEISLKGPRDGFTEELPVNISLIRKRLKTETLYNETFELGSLSHTKVSLLYLQGKANTKALDEIRSRLEKLETESVTSSGQLEQWLSDRTFSLFPHFDYITRPDFAIECMLRGRFVLVVDGNPSVLIGPTNLFVLLKSPEDVHFPYFIVAFQRLLRIIGLLAAIFLPAIYIAITNVNVDQLPFALLATIVVSREGLPLSLPIEALLILILFELLREAGIRMPTAVGQTISIVGGLIIGDAAIRAGLTSPTLLVVIAVSAVATYTLVNQSLTGTVTILRIYSLLFATYFGVYGLVLSFLSILMYLSQLESFKLSYLEPVVSLDYKGFLAAFLINPFNRKRFTASMLSKRRK; encoded by the coding sequence ATGAGAAACAAAAAGACTGAAACAGATACTGGGATGTTAGAACATGCATTAAACGAAGGGGAGCTGAAAGAAGAGAGCATTATAACCTTATTTAAAGGTAGTGCAGATATCGTCTTTGTCCCGACAGACACACATGAATCTGTGCTTGCGTTCTATTGTGAAGGCATGACCGATACCTCTCAATATAATGAGTACTTTAACGATCTGCTTACTTATATACTTGATGATTGTCCAACGAGCGACAAAGGCTCTCTCCCTCCTATTCGTAAAATTATGTCTATAAGTGAGATGAGGAAAAGTGTATTTTCAGGTTTTTTACTCTTTTATAAACAAGGAGACTCCTGGTTTTTTTCAGTTGATATTTCTAAGCTGCCGCAACGAACTCCGGAGGAATCAAAAACTGAAATTTCATTAAAAGGACCACGAGACGGATTCACTGAAGAGCTTCCAGTTAATATATCACTTATTCGAAAAAGGCTAAAAACCGAAACTCTCTATAATGAGACATTTGAACTTGGTTCGTTAAGTCACACTAAAGTTTCCTTGCTCTACTTACAAGGAAAAGCAAATACTAAGGCTCTTGATGAAATACGCAGCCGTTTAGAAAAGCTTGAAACGGAGAGTGTTACGAGCAGCGGACAGTTAGAGCAATGGCTTTCTGATCGTACGTTTTCTCTTTTTCCTCATTTTGATTATATTACGAGACCAGATTTTGCAATTGAATGCATGCTGCGCGGACGATTCGTTCTCGTAGTAGACGGTAACCCAAGTGTGTTGATTGGACCAACAAACTTATTTGTGTTGTTAAAGTCCCCGGAAGATGTCCATTTCCCTTATTTTATAGTAGCATTTCAACGCTTACTGCGAATAATTGGCTTACTAGCGGCGATTTTTCTGCCTGCGATCTATATAGCAATAACGAATGTAAATGTAGATCAACTTCCCTTTGCTTTGCTCGCAACAATTGTCGTATCCAGAGAAGGGCTCCCCTTGTCACTGCCGATTGAAGCCTTACTCATACTGATATTGTTTGAACTCCTCAGGGAAGCTGGGATTCGAATGCCGACTGCGGTCGGGCAAACGATTTCCATTGTAGGCGGATTAATTATTGGAGATGCGGCCATTCGTGCTGGCCTAACCTCTCCTACCCTGCTTGTTGTAATTGCTGTATCAGCGGTTGCAACTTACACACTTGTCAATCAATCCTTAACAGGAACTGTGACAATCTTACGTATCTATTCCTTATTGTTTGCTACTTACTTTGGTGTGTATGGATTGGTCCTTAGCTTTTTGAGTATCCTCATGTACCTTAGTCAACTAGAATCATTTAAATTGTCCTACCTTGAGCCCGTAGTATCTCTTGATTATAAAGGGTTTTTAGCCGCCTTTTTAATTAACCCGTTTAATCGAAAGAGATTTACTGCGTCTATGCTATCTAAAAGGAGGAAGTAA
- a CDS encoding Ger(x)C family spore germination protein: MCKEFGKWIFILLIIAILLSGCRSDMKEIQNLNYATAIGVDYKDDKYFIYIQLIGLTSVARTEGEAGSPQTFVSTAEGETFIDAFFEVYQTGQEMFIWSHITSIVLSESVLNEGIGNVFDGLTRYYEFRLTPWVFGTKEPIDKVLSTQGFFDQSVLETTLHNPESTHRQSSIIRPIKLQELARDIYEPAMTTYIPYLSISEEEWINNMEPESKLKLEGAFFLSGDTYKGSYSLEELNGLRWIAPETKRAAILVPGKKRPDFLAVIDQLNVDIALKDPSQKSFTATFNLDGQIGNQINGNNKLFNMKKDTSESIQKEIRDLYLLGVQDQVDFFNLEHLLYRNHNTLWKQSREKLVLDETALEDIEVKVNLYHTGAFKNKIVEEAD; encoded by the coding sequence ATGTGTAAAGAGTTTGGTAAATGGATTTTTATACTTCTAATTATAGCAATCCTTCTTTCAGGCTGTAGATCGGATATGAAAGAAATTCAAAATTTGAATTATGCGACTGCAATTGGAGTCGATTATAAGGATGATAAATATTTTATTTATATTCAATTAATAGGTCTCACTTCTGTTGCTAGAACAGAGGGTGAAGCTGGAAGTCCTCAAACATTTGTATCAACGGCAGAGGGAGAAACATTTATTGATGCTTTTTTTGAAGTATATCAAACTGGTCAAGAAATGTTTATTTGGTCGCACATAACCTCTATTGTGTTAAGTGAGTCTGTATTAAATGAGGGGATTGGGAATGTATTTGATGGGTTAACTCGGTACTATGAATTTAGATTGACACCTTGGGTATTTGGCACTAAAGAGCCGATAGATAAGGTTCTATCTACTCAAGGATTTTTTGATCAGTCTGTATTAGAAACGACTCTTCATAATCCTGAAAGTACACACAGACAAAGTTCAATAATAAGACCTATTAAATTGCAGGAGTTAGCAAGGGATATTTATGAACCGGCAATGACCACTTATATACCTTATCTATCCATTTCTGAAGAGGAATGGATAAATAATATGGAACCAGAATCGAAATTAAAGTTAGAAGGTGCTTTCTTTTTAAGTGGTGACACATATAAAGGTTCTTATTCGCTTGAAGAGTTGAACGGGCTGCGTTGGATTGCCCCAGAGACTAAGCGAGCGGCGATTTTAGTACCTGGTAAAAAAAGACCAGATTTCTTGGCGGTTATCGATCAATTGAATGTTGACATAGCCTTAAAAGACCCGTCTCAAAAATCCTTTACGGCAACTTTTAATTTGGATGGACAAATTGGAAACCAGATAAATGGAAATAATAAACTCTTTAATATGAAGAAAGACACTAGCGAGAGTATTCAAAAGGAAATACGTGATTTGTATCTTCTAGGGGTTCAAGATCAGGTGGATTTCTTTAATTTAGAACATTTGCTTTATAGAAATCATAATACGCTGTGGAAGCAATCCAGAGAAAAACTGGTATTAGATGAAACAGCTTTAGAAGATATCGAAGTGAAGGTTAATCTCTACCATACGGGAGCATTTAAAAATAAAATTGTAGAAGAGGCTGACTAG
- a CDS encoding putative quinol monooxygenase, with the protein MSYTKNEWEWLSMDPIVIMAVLTSKPGMKDNLNKVLQQMVSPSRKEEGCITYDLHQSLDDPGTFTFYEVWESEEAVQSHIVSDHYKAYKEHADDLVETRHVYRLRKV; encoded by the coding sequence ATGTCATACACCAAAAACGAGTGGGAGTGGTTAAGTATGGATCCTATTGTCATTATGGCTGTCCTAACTTCTAAGCCAGGAATGAAAGATAATTTAAATAAAGTATTACAGCAAATGGTCTCCCCTTCACGTAAGGAAGAGGGATGTATCACATATGACCTTCATCAATCCCTCGATGATCCAGGCACATTTACCTTCTATGAGGTATGGGAAAGTGAAGAGGCAGTACAATCTCATATCGTATCTGATCACTATAAAGCGTATAAGGAGCATGCTGACGACCTAGTCGAAACAAGACATGTGTATCGCTTACGTAAAGTATAG
- a CDS encoding response regulator transcription factor, which translates to MHVYLVAKDELEAQGIRWMIESHFTGVTLTLLKKVQDVKERIETERVDLVILDMDRYREEGEYFDRLMSLRNVRWLFLSSERMFQIAYRALQFRAEDILFRPFAPEDLMKHLQQIRFYVRNQEDAGNIIDYKADKGIDYPDLFMQEHIPDQYITMAAFLTPDPNNLTLVHEAVKRFSFTGQPYVFALSNLILCVQESGERIHTQEEYRAFLTDWKKKMDEPLAIVVKSSDKNSSIKQMYQQSVELSSRIFYEGYDIIIDDTSTNTAQELDPFLTPLEQRQWIEMLEKRDLASIREWLWKEFLTFKQPYPDPEIIRIRLTSVLAQIRRHMKSYQIASGPIESFYHRVFQDIIHQPVVYQIVQQLLTFTTELLEESHEITDSRRTFIEKARELMESNYWDPQWSLEQCAEALRMNKSTLSRKFKAECGKTFRDTLHEIRIREAKRMLLETDLPLEEISSLTGYSHQTYFNAKFKLMENCTPTSFRSGA; encoded by the coding sequence ATGCACGTTTATTTAGTAGCCAAAGACGAACTAGAAGCCCAAGGAATTCGGTGGATGATTGAGAGTCACTTTACCGGAGTAACCCTTACCTTGCTGAAAAAAGTTCAAGACGTAAAAGAGAGAATAGAAACTGAAAGAGTAGATCTGGTTATCTTAGATATGGACCGCTACCGGGAAGAGGGAGAATATTTTGATCGTCTTATGAGCTTAAGAAACGTACGCTGGCTTTTTCTATCATCTGAACGCATGTTTCAAATTGCATATAGAGCACTGCAATTTCGTGCAGAGGATATATTATTCCGGCCTTTTGCACCAGAAGACTTAATGAAGCACCTTCAGCAGATACGTTTCTACGTAAGAAACCAGGAAGATGCAGGAAACATAATTGACTATAAAGCTGATAAGGGCATTGATTACCCCGATCTATTCATGCAAGAGCACATCCCGGACCAATATATAACAATGGCTGCCTTTTTAACCCCAGATCCAAATAATCTAACACTCGTGCATGAGGCCGTTAAGCGATTCTCGTTTACAGGGCAGCCCTATGTGTTTGCGTTGTCTAATCTTATTTTGTGCGTGCAAGAGAGCGGGGAGCGAATACATACACAAGAAGAGTATCGAGCTTTTTTGACTGATTGGAAGAAGAAGATGGATGAACCACTTGCGATTGTTGTAAAATCCAGCGATAAAAACAGCTCGATTAAACAGATGTATCAACAATCAGTTGAGCTTTCGAGCCGTATCTTTTATGAAGGCTATGATATTATTATCGACGATACATCTACGAATACAGCCCAAGAATTAGATCCTTTTTTAACACCTCTTGAGCAGAGACAATGGATTGAAATGCTTGAAAAACGGGATCTAGCATCTATTCGTGAATGGCTTTGGAAAGAGTTTTTAACGTTTAAACAGCCATACCCTGACCCTGAGATTATTCGAATTCGTTTAACCAGTGTCTTAGCACAAATCAGGCGGCATATGAAGTCCTATCAGATTGCATCGGGACCGATAGAATCTTTTTATCACAGAGTGTTTCAAGACATCATTCACCAGCCAGTCGTCTATCAGATTGTTCAGCAGCTGCTTACCTTTACAACTGAGCTTCTTGAAGAAAGTCATGAAATCACAGATAGCCGGCGCACTTTTATTGAAAAAGCTAGGGAGTTAATGGAATCAAATTACTGGGATCCACAGTGGAGCCTTGAGCAATGTGCAGAGGCTCTCCGTATGAATAAGAGCACGCTGAGCCGCAAGTTTAAAGCTGAATGTGGTAAGACATTTAGAGATACACTGCATGAAATTCGAATTAGAGAAGCGAAACGGATGTTGCTTGAGACTGACCTCCCCTTAGAAGAGATCTCAAGTCTTACCGGTTATTCACACCAGACGTATTTTAATGCAAAGTTTAAATTAATGGAGAATTGCACTCCTACGAGTTTTAGAAGCGGGGCATAA
- a CDS encoding Na+/H+ antiporter family protein — protein sequence MVVLSLLRVNVVLAILFAALTAGLVSGLGVVASIDMLISGMGGQASTALSYILLGAFAVMIGHTGITGFLVRLLINSLKGKKAFMLLAIAGVASLSQNVVPVHIAFIPILIPPLLHLFDKMKLDRRGVATSLTFGLKAPYVMIPAGYGLIFHGIISGEMQANGMEIATSQIPLAMLLPGLGMVAGLLIAIFVTYKKDRVITPNTETDSEIAAAYEQENVSFTTKHLFTLIAIMATLVVQLTFESLILGALTGIVLMFAFRVVPFKYGDQFVNDGIKMMGMIAFVMLIASGYATILKETGAVESLVETSSAYLGNSLLLAAILMLFVGMFITMGIGSSFGTIPILAALFVPLCLALGFSPLATAALIGTAGAIGDAGSPASDSTLGPTAGLNADGRHNHIWDTCVPTFIHFNIPLFLFGLAAAMIL from the coding sequence ATGGTCGTACTCAGTTTACTTAGGGTGAATGTAGTGCTAGCGATCTTATTCGCTGCACTCACTGCAGGACTCGTATCAGGGCTTGGGGTTGTTGCATCCATAGATATGCTCATATCGGGAATGGGTGGTCAGGCAAGCACCGCCTTGAGCTATATTTTACTTGGTGCCTTCGCCGTCATGATTGGACACACCGGCATTACAGGTTTTTTAGTTCGTTTATTAATCAACTCGTTAAAAGGGAAGAAAGCCTTTATGTTGCTTGCTATAGCAGGAGTGGCTTCTCTTTCACAAAATGTCGTACCGGTTCACATTGCGTTTATTCCAATTCTTATCCCGCCGCTCTTGCATTTGTTTGATAAGATGAAATTAGATCGCAGAGGGGTGGCAACCTCTTTAACGTTCGGTTTAAAAGCACCTTATGTGATGATTCCAGCAGGTTACGGTCTGATCTTTCATGGGATTATATCAGGAGAAATGCAAGCAAACGGAATGGAGATTGCCACAAGCCAGATTCCGCTCGCTATGCTGTTACCTGGACTTGGAATGGTAGCAGGGTTGCTCATTGCCATTTTCGTTACATACAAAAAAGATCGAGTCATCACTCCTAATACAGAGACTGATTCTGAAATTGCCGCGGCATATGAGCAGGAAAATGTATCATTTACAACGAAGCATCTATTTACACTGATTGCGATCATGGCAACATTAGTTGTACAGCTGACGTTTGAATCCTTAATCTTAGGGGCATTAACCGGTATTGTATTGATGTTTGCTTTTAGAGTAGTGCCTTTCAAATACGGAGATCAGTTTGTTAATGACGGAATTAAGATGATGGGAATGATCGCTTTTGTTATGCTGATTGCTTCAGGTTATGCGACCATTTTAAAAGAAACTGGGGCAGTGGAGTCGTTAGTAGAAACATCGTCAGCTTACCTCGGTAACAGCTTGCTGCTTGCTGCCATCCTAATGCTATTTGTTGGGATGTTCATCACAATGGGGATTGGATCTTCTTTTGGAACCATACCAATCCTAGCCGCATTATTCGTTCCGCTTTGCCTGGCTTTAGGTTTCTCTCCGCTAGCAACTGCTGCTTTAATCGGAACAGCAGGGGCAATTGGCGATGCCGGCTCTCCTGCATCAGACAGTACACTCGGACCAACTGCAGGACTGAATGCAGACGGCAGACATAATCATATTTGGGATACATGTGTTCCGACATTTATCCACTTTAATATACCGCTGTTTCTATTTGGTCTTGCAGCGGCGATGATTTTGTAA